In one Platichthys flesus chromosome 3, fPlaFle2.1, whole genome shotgun sequence genomic region, the following are encoded:
- the cmklr1 gene encoding chemokine-like receptor 1, with protein MDIPEDYEYDPDYEYSNDSYITPHEKPVTQPKAMCLKEFLCVFLLVVSVVTFLLGFFGNALVIWISGFKMKKTVNTTWYLSLAISDFVFCTFLPFSITNMVMEEWLFGSFLCKFTSSIMFVNMFSSVFLLVFISIDRCISVMFPVWAQNQRTVNKAAGVAVLAWILGIALSIPSMIFRDVRSHLGRTICFNNYTLHQDSHKIVAVSRLIVGFVIPFIIIIVCYSIIILKLRTSRMTKSSKPLKVMSSLVAAFFICWLPYHVFVLLELNHQSYDHGILISGLKVGASMAAANSFLNPVLYVFMGNDFKQKFKSSVLSKMENAMAEEGRTTSRYLSRSSSMDGRASTHI; from the coding sequence ATGGATATTCCAGAAGATTATGAATATGATCCAGACTATGAGTACAGTAACGATTCATATATTACTCCACACGAGAAGCCCGTCACGCAGCCCAAAGCGATGTGTTTGAAGgaattcctgtgtgtgtttttgctggtGGTCAGCGTGGTGACTTTCCTGCTGGGCTTCTTTGGAAATGCATTAGTCATCTGGATATCTGGCTTCAAGATGAAGAAGACGGTCAACACCACTTGGTACTTGAGCCTGGCGATCTCCGACTTCGTCTTCTGCACCTTTCTCCCATTCAGCATCACCAACATGGTGATGGAAGAATGGCTCTTTGGCAGCTTCCTGTGCAAGTTCACCTCGTCCATCATGTTCGTCAACATGTTCAGCAGCGTCTTCCTCCTGGTCTTCATCAGCATCGACCGTTGCATCTCTGTCATGTTTCCGGTTTGGGCCCAGAACCAGCGCACTGTCAACAAGGCGGCCGGTGTCGCCGTCCTGGCCTGGATTCTTGGCATCGCTCTGAGCATTCCCTCGATGATCTTCCGGGACGTACGCAGTCACCTGGGAAGGACCATCTGCTTCAACAACTACACATTACATCAGGACAGTCACAAAATAGTTGCAGTGAGCCGTCTCATTGTCGGCTTTGTAATcccattcatcatcatcattgtgtgctactccatcatcatcctcaaGCTCCGCACCAGCAGGATGACCAAGTCCAGCAAACCCTTAAAAGTGATGAGCTCACTGGTAGCTGCTTTCTTCATCTGCTGGCTGCCCTACCACGTGTTCGTCCTGCTCGAGCTGAACCACCAAAGCTACGACCATGGTATCTTGATCTCTGGACTCAAAGTAGGCGCGTCCATGGCGGCAGCAAACAGCTTCCTCAACCCGGTGTTGTATGTTTTCATGGGCAATGACTTCAAGCAGAAGTTCAAGAGCTCCGTGCTCTCGAAGATGGAGAACGCGATGGCAGAGGAAGGGCGCACCACCAGCAGATACCTCTCCAGGTCAAGCTCGATGGACGGCAGAGCTTCCACACACATCTAG